A single region of the Thermodesulfatator indicus DSM 15286 genome encodes:
- a CDS encoding DUF2760 domain-containing protein — protein MRREQVVVILVSLLVTASLGGLAYYFREVLPPWAMGAMVGAPMLGGLTLLLLIRPARREEVSPPKPKKTKIKEEAPPEKPLVSQEKPVTQETPPEAYIAAFIGTLQKEGRFLDFLHEDLDNYDDAQIGAAVRAIHRQLKQALFEMIEITPVIDSKEGSEILIEEDFDRKAIRLIGNVKGKPPFRGILRHPGWRYKKINLPKPREEKILAPAEVEIS, from the coding sequence ATGAGACGCGAACAAGTAGTCGTTATTTTAGTAAGTCTCTTGGTAACTGCCTCATTAGGAGGCCTTGCCTATTACTTTAGAGAAGTTTTGCCTCCCTGGGCCATGGGGGCCATGGTGGGAGCGCCTATGCTTGGGGGCTTAACTCTTCTTCTGTTAATTAGGCCTGCTCGCAGGGAAGAAGTATCTCCACCTAAACCTAAAAAAACAAAAATAAAAGAAGAAGCTCCACCAGAAAAACCACTTGTCTCTCAAGAAAAACCTGTTACCCAAGAAACCCCACCAGAAGCATACATTGCCGCTTTCATAGGTACTCTTCAAAAAGAAGGGCGTTTTTTAGATTTCCTGCACGAAGATCTCGATAACTATGACGATGCCCAAATAGGTGCTGCGGTACGGGCCATTCATCGCCAGTTAAAACAGGCCCTTTTTGAAATGATAGAAATAACACCGGTAATTGATTCAAAAGAAGGTAGTGAAATCCTTATAGAAGAAGACTTTGATCGTAAAGCTATAAGACTCATAGGAAATGTTAAAGGTAAGCCTCCTTTTCGTGGAATATTAAGACACCCTGGTTGGCGCTATAAAAAAATTAATCTTCCTAAACCTAGGGAAGAAAAGATTTTGGCTCCTGCTGAAGTAGAAATCTCTTAG
- the carA gene encoding glutamine-hydrolyzing carbamoyl-phosphate synthase small subunit: MKALIVLEDGTTFWGKSFTGPGEVFGEIVFNTAMTGYQEILTDPSYRGQIVTMTYPLIGNYGINDEDNESLRIQVEAFVVREYQPFYSNWRAKRSLGDWLKSQGVLGIEQVDTRAITRHIRLSGAMKAGISTEDLNPASLLEKVKAAPGLVGRDLVKEVTCKKPYRWVNGEIKEFFPFNPNGGFRVVVIDCGLKFNQLRLMEERGLQLLVVPATTSAEEILSYEPDGVFFSNGPGDPAAVPYVVDTAKKLLGKKPIFGICLGHQMIGQALGASTFKLKFGHRGANQPVKDLATGRIEITSQNHGFCVRQEELPKEVKISHINLNDGTLEGIKHRELPLFSVQYHPENAPGPHDSIYLFDRFMDMIKAFSEGKYQ, from the coding sequence ATGAAGGCACTCATAGTTTTAGAAGACGGAACCACCTTTTGGGGCAAATCTTTTACCGGGCCTGGGGAAGTATTTGGAGAAATCGTTTTTAACACGGCTATGACTGGCTATCAGGAAATCCTCACTGACCCTTCTTATAGAGGCCAAATTGTCACCATGACCTATCCCCTCATCGGTAACTACGGCATAAATGACGAAGACAACGAAAGTTTGCGCATTCAGGTAGAGGCTTTTGTAGTACGGGAATATCAACCCTTTTACTCCAACTGGCGTGCTAAAAGGTCTCTTGGAGACTGGCTTAAAAGCCAGGGAGTACTTGGCATTGAGCAGGTTGATACCCGTGCTATCACCAGGCATATAAGGCTCTCAGGTGCGATGAAAGCCGGTATTTCCACAGAAGACTTAAACCCTGCTTCCCTTCTTGAAAAAGTAAAGGCAGCTCCAGGGCTAGTAGGCCGCGACCTGGTGAAAGAAGTCACCTGCAAAAAGCCTTATCGCTGGGTGAATGGAGAAATAAAAGAATTTTTTCCATTTAATCCAAATGGTGGTTTTCGCGTGGTGGTAATTGATTGTGGCCTTAAGTTTAATCAGCTTCGGCTTATGGAAGAGCGAGGTCTTCAGCTCTTGGTAGTGCCGGCTACTACTTCAGCTGAAGAAATTCTTTCTTATGAGCCAGATGGTGTATTCTTTTCTAATGGTCCAGGAGACCCGGCGGCTGTGCCTTATGTAGTTGATACCGCTAAAAAACTCCTGGGTAAAAAGCCTATTTTTGGTATTTGTCTTGGCCACCAAATGATTGGCCAGGCCCTAGGGGCGAGCACTTTTAAACTAAAATTTGGTCATAGAGGGGCCAACCAGCCAGTTAAAGACTTGGCCACCGGCCGCATTGAAATTACTTCTCAGAACCACGGATTCTGTGTTAGGCAAGAAGAGTTGCCTAAAGAAGTGAAGATTTCTCATATAAATCTTAACGATGGCACTTTAGAAGGCATTAAACATCGGGAACTTCCCCTTTTTAGCGTTCAATATCATCCGGAAAATGCTCCTGGCCCTCACGACTCGATTTATCTATTTGACCGCTTTATGGATATGATAAAGGCCTTTTCCGAGGGTAAATATCAATGA
- a CDS encoding NTPase, whose amino-acid sequence MLLPLHGRKNILLHGLPGSGKTTLVERLVNKIPYPKRGFYTREVREKGRRIGFKIVTLEGKEAWLAKRGKGYPQVGKYKVYVELFEKLAVPTISEVKENEMIIIDEIGKMELFSKPFQEAVLKVLDSKAPVLATVGYGLIPFVEELFKREDAIFAEVTPESRDYLVDRIAVEFYRPGFLIAIEGLDGSGKSTFIKGLAQKLEEKGEKVCVTREPTSGEWGQKIREHLAAGSKISPQAMAELFLRDRREHAQNFLIPKLQDGQIILCDRYYLSTMAYQGACELDIKEIKKANETWAPVPDLILYLKVSVEEALKRVNQRKFYKPEVFETQEFLTKVASIYENNLKYFRHEIIDASASPEEVLERAWEALSKHLEAWKERFR is encoded by the coding sequence ATGCTTTTACCTCTTCACGGAAGAAAAAATATCCTGCTTCACGGACTTCCGGGAAGCGGAAAAACTACTCTGGTGGAAAGATTGGTTAATAAGATTCCTTATCCCAAAAGGGGTTTTTATACACGAGAAGTTCGCGAAAAAGGACGTCGCATAGGCTTTAAAATCGTTACTTTAGAAGGGAAAGAGGCCTGGTTGGCCAAAAGAGGGAAAGGTTACCCTCAAGTGGGTAAGTATAAAGTTTACGTAGAACTTTTTGAAAAGTTAGCTGTGCCCACTATTTCTGAAGTAAAAGAAAACGAAATGATCATTATAGACGAGATAGGTAAGATGGAACTCTTTTCTAAACCTTTTCAGGAGGCAGTGCTAAAAGTTCTTGATTCAAAGGCCCCTGTCTTAGCCACTGTAGGTTACGGTCTAATACCTTTTGTAGAAGAGCTTTTTAAAAGAGAAGATGCCATTTTTGCCGAAGTTACTCCAGAAAGTAGAGATTATTTAGTTGACCGGATAGCCGTTGAATTTTATAGGCCAGGGTTTTTGATAGCCATTGAGGGTTTGGATGGTTCTGGCAAGAGCACCTTTATTAAAGGTCTTGCTCAAAAACTTGAGGAAAAGGGCGAAAAAGTTTGTGTCACCAGGGAACCCACTTCTGGTGAATGGGGCCAAAAAATTAGGGAACACCTGGCGGCTGGTTCCAAAATTTCACCCCAGGCCATGGCCGAGCTTTTTTTGCGAGATCGCCGTGAACACGCCCAAAATTTCCTGATACCCAAATTACAAGACGGGCAAATAATCCTCTGTGACCGTTATTATCTTTCAACTATGGCTTATCAGGGAGCCTGTGAGCTAGACATAAAAGAAATTAAAAAAGCCAATGAAACCTGGGCCCCTGTTCCTGATTTAATTCTTTATCTCAAAGTCTCCGTAGAAGAAGCCTTAAAAAGAGTAAACCAAAGAAAATTCTACAAACCGGAAGTATTTGAAACCCAAGAATTTTTAACTAAGGTGGCTTCCATTTATGAAAATAACCTAAAATATTTTAGGCACGAAATTATAGACGCTTCAGCTTCTCCTGAAGAGGTTTTAGAGCGAGCTTGGGAAGCATTATCTAAACACCTTGAAGCCTGGAAAGAACGTTTTCGCTAA
- a CDS encoding Smr/MutS family protein has protein sequence MNGKKGLNCPFQVLQGKISKELLPPERIIASDSEDIDFEEVMNGVKKLPDKEKLFWKLTSKRPKFSTEEKFSTRELLRIRIRETSEYVEELVRGFQKEIFDALHEGKISVCRTLNLRRLLVPEALEALENFIKESLIRGDHCVLIIHGRGLSSPKDPVLKTKVHEWFKKGPYRKHIIGFCTARQCDGGLGATYVLLSSKPLKKTLAGCT, from the coding sequence ATGAACGGTAAAAAGGGCCTTAACTGCCCTTTTCAAGTTTTGCAGGGGAAAATTTCAAAAGAATTGTTGCCTCCTGAGCGAATTATAGCTTCAGACTCTGAAGACATTGATTTTGAAGAAGTCATGAATGGGGTAAAAAAGCTTCCTGATAAAGAAAAACTTTTTTGGAAGCTAACCTCTAAGCGTCCTAAATTTTCTACTGAAGAAAAATTTTCGACGAGGGAATTGCTAAGAATCAGGATAAGAGAAACGTCAGAGTATGTAGAAGAATTAGTTAGGGGCTTTCAAAAAGAAATTTTTGATGCCTTACATGAAGGAAAGATATCAGTATGTCGCACTTTGAATCTGCGGCGACTACTGGTTCCAGAAGCTTTAGAAGCCCTTGAGAACTTTATTAAGGAATCTTTGATTCGCGGAGACCATTGTGTGCTTATTATTCATGGCCGAGGGCTTTCTTCACCAAAGGACCCAGTTTTAAAAACTAAAGTGCACGAATGGTTTAAAAAGGGCCCTTATCGTAAGCATATTATAGGTTTTTGTACTGCTAGACAATGCGACGGTGGCCTTGGAGCTACTTATGTGTTGTTGTCCTCTAAGCCGTTGAAAAAAACTTTAGCTGGCTGTACTTAG
- a CDS encoding hybrid sensor histidine kinase/response regulator — protein MNINKKSILNEITDLFPGFITLVDSSRTVLFANKSLIKWRGYDPTGYPCYKVFHNLENICPDCPLEDLLDEDSPVTWERLSLLDNHWYRIASLPIVLSSGEKALLSIVFDIHDQIAAQKEAERNRRLFEAIWQKAPFIILAIEPKTGEIIFANEKFKKILGYDVRDVIGQKVFDFLVKEEREKARQCCKTLCEGEEKEELEILYFAKDGSKKLLRNTCFKVDLEGSSVILNIAQDITEEKRLAEQLIQAQKMEAVGRLAGGLAHDFNNLITALKNYIELLSLNKENRQKIENIAENIKLVLERTGNITQKLLTFSGKQPQKSGSLNISKFLLEMQDFWQRLLGENIELNINITDDIWAKIDETHLQQIVMNLLINAKDVLPDGGKIEINLERKDFDEHFLKKLDLKGKTYAILSVSDSGPGIPKKYLPYIFEPFFTTKPSGKGTGLGLAMVYSLVKQYQGHISVYTEEGKGTTFKILLPLTENTTHEKSSVEESFVSKEDKKTCSILVVEDDPLVREPVIELLKSAGYQVEAAQDGLEALDILSKTRIDLVLTDLVMPKMGGEALVQKIKASYPHIKVIITSGYPESSVPVNGKLEDVTFISKPYSFSQLLRTVQTILYKNS, from the coding sequence ATGAACATTAATAAAAAGAGTATCTTAAACGAAATAACAGATCTTTTTCCCGGTTTTATAACCTTAGTTGATTCTTCAAGGACTGTTTTGTTTGCCAACAAAAGTTTAATCAAATGGAGGGGATATGATCCCACTGGTTATCCCTGTTATAAAGTCTTTCACAATTTAGAAAATATTTGTCCGGATTGTCCGTTAGAGGATCTTTTAGATGAGGATAGCCCGGTTACCTGGGAAAGATTAAGTCTTTTAGATAACCATTGGTATAGAATAGCTAGTTTGCCAATTGTTCTTTCTAGTGGTGAAAAAGCCTTGCTTTCTATCGTATTTGATATTCACGATCAAATTGCTGCTCAAAAAGAAGCAGAAAGAAACAGACGACTTTTTGAGGCTATCTGGCAAAAGGCCCCTTTTATAATACTCGCCATAGAGCCAAAAACGGGTGAAATTATATTTGCCAATGAAAAGTTCAAAAAAATCCTTGGTTATGATGTACGCGATGTCATTGGCCAAAAAGTGTTTGATTTTCTTGTCAAAGAAGAGAGAGAAAAAGCCAGGCAATGTTGTAAAACGCTTTGTGAAGGGGAAGAAAAAGAAGAATTGGAAATTTTATATTTTGCGAAAGATGGTAGCAAAAAGTTGCTTAGAAATACTTGTTTTAAAGTAGATTTAGAAGGAAGTTCTGTTATTTTAAATATTGCTCAAGATATTACTGAAGAAAAAAGGCTGGCTGAGCAATTAATCCAGGCCCAAAAGATGGAAGCAGTTGGTCGCTTGGCCGGTGGCCTTGCTCATGATTTTAATAACCTAATAACTGCTCTTAAAAATTACATAGAGCTTCTCTCTTTAAACAAAGAAAATCGTCAGAAAATAGAAAATATCGCCGAAAATATAAAGCTTGTTCTGGAACGTACCGGAAATATTACTCAAAAACTTTTGACTTTTAGTGGTAAACAACCGCAAAAAAGCGGCAGTTTAAATATTTCTAAGTTTTTGCTTGAAATGCAGGACTTTTGGCAACGTTTACTAGGAGAAAATATAGAACTCAATATAAATATCACAGATGATATTTGGGCAAAAATAGACGAAACACACTTACAACAAATAGTAATGAACTTATTAATAAATGCCAAAGATGTTTTACCTGATGGTGGGAAGATAGAAATTAATTTGGAACGGAAAGATTTTGATGAACATTTTCTCAAAAAATTAGATTTAAAAGGCAAGACTTACGCTATTTTAAGTGTTTCAGATTCAGGCCCGGGAATACCCAAAAAATATCTACCGTATATCTTTGAACCTTTTTTTACTACAAAACCATCGGGAAAGGGCACTGGGCTTGGCTTGGCTATGGTGTATTCCTTAGTAAAACAATACCAGGGGCATATCTCCGTTTATACAGAAGAAGGCAAAGGGACAACCTTTAAGATTCTTTTGCCCTTAACTGAAAATACTACTCACGAAAAATCTTCTGTGGAAGAAAGTTTTGTTTCTAAAGAAGACAAAAAAACATGCTCTATTTTAGTAGTGGAAGATGATCCTTTGGTAAGGGAGCCTGTTATCGAACTCCTTAAAAGTGCGGGTTACCAGGTAGAAGCTGCTCAGGATGGCCTAGAGGCTCTAGATATTCTTTCTAAGACAAGAATTGATTTAGTTCTTACTGATCTTGTTATGCCTAAAATGGGTGGAGAGGCGCTTGTTCAAAAAATTAAAGCCAGCTATCCCCATATAAAAGTTATTATAACTTCAGGTTATCCAGAAAGTTCGGTTCCTGTGAATGGAAAACTTGAAGATGTTACTTTTATTTCAAAGCCTTATTCCTTCTCTCAGTTGTTGCGAACTGTTCAAACTATTTTGTATAAAAATTCTTAA